A genomic region of Candidatus Pseudomonas phytovorans contains the following coding sequences:
- the tolB gene encoding Tol-Pal system beta propeller repeat protein TolB, producing the protein MLCCIAGMAVADEKNILVTSGSDRATPIAVVPFGLQGGSVLPEDIADIISNDLRNSGYYSPIPRQNMISQPSQASEVIFRDWKALGAQYVMVGSIVPSGGRLQVQYTLFNVATEQQVLTGSVAGTTDQLRDMAHYIADQSFEKLTGIKGAFSTRMLYVTAERFSVNNTRYTLQRSDYDGARAVTLLQSREPILSPRFAPDGKRIAYVSFEQKRPRIFVQNIDTGRREQVTNFEGLNGAPAWSPDGSRLAFVLSKDGNPDIYVMNVASRQISRVTAGPGINTEPFWGKDGNTLYFTSDRGGKPQIYKQSVSGGSAERVTFVGNYNANPKLSADEKTLVMIHRQQGFTNFKVAAQDLQRGSVKILSETSLDESPTVAPNGTMLIYATRQQGRGVLMLVSLNGRVRLPLPTAQGEVREPSWSPYLN; encoded by the coding sequence ATGCTGTGCTGCATTGCAGGCATGGCCGTGGCAGATGAAAAGAACATCCTGGTCACCAGTGGCAGCGACCGGGCAACCCCCATTGCGGTAGTGCCGTTCGGTCTGCAGGGCGGCAGCGTGCTGCCCGAAGACATTGCCGACATCATCAGCAACGACCTGCGTAACTCTGGCTACTACTCGCCGATTCCGCGGCAGAACATGATCAGCCAGCCGTCGCAGGCCAGCGAAGTCATCTTCCGTGACTGGAAAGCGCTGGGTGCCCAGTACGTGATGGTTGGCAGCATCGTACCGTCGGGCGGTCGCTTGCAGGTGCAATACACGCTGTTCAACGTTGCCACCGAGCAGCAAGTGCTGACCGGCAGCGTTGCCGGCACCACCGACCAGCTGCGCGACATGGCGCACTACATCGCCGACCAGTCGTTTGAGAAGCTCACTGGCATCAAGGGTGCGTTCTCTACCCGTATGCTGTACGTGACGGCTGAACGTTTCTCGGTAAACAACACCCGCTACACCCTGCAGCGTTCGGATTACGACGGTGCGCGTGCGGTCACCCTGCTGCAATCGCGTGAGCCGATCCTGTCGCCGCGCTTTGCGCCGGATGGCAAGCGTATCGCCTACGTCTCGTTCGAGCAGAAGCGCCCGCGCATCTTTGTGCAAAATATCGATACCGGCCGCCGCGAGCAGGTGACCAACTTCGAAGGCCTGAACGGCGCGCCAGCCTGGTCGCCGGATGGTTCGCGCCTGGCGTTCGTGCTGTCCAAGGACGGCAACCCGGACATCTACGTGATGAACGTGGCGTCGCGCCAGATCAGCCGGGTTACCGCAGGCCCAGGTATCAACACCGAGCCGTTCTGGGGTAAAGATGGCAATACCCTTTACTTCACCTCCGACCGTGGCGGCAAACCACAGATCTACAAGCAGTCGGTCAGTGGTGGTAGTGCCGAGCGGGTAACCTTCGTGGGTAACTACAACGCCAACCCGAAACTGTCGGCGGACGAAAAGACCCTGGTGATGATCCATCGCCAACAGGGCTTTACCAACTTCAAAGTGGCGGCACAGGACTTGCAACGCGGAAGTGTAAAGATTCTCTCGGAAACAAGTCTTGATGAGTCTCCCACTGTTGCGCCAAACGGCACCATGCTAATCTACGCCACCCGCCAGCAGGGCCGGGGAGTCTTGATGCTCGTGTCGCTTAATGGCCGCGTGAGGCTCCCACTTCCTACCGCTCAAGGCGAAGTCAGAGAACCGTCCTGGTCCCCTTACCTGAACTGA
- the pal gene encoding peptidoglycan-associated lipoprotein Pal → MEMLKFGKFAALALAMAVAVGCSSKGGDNAGEGAAVDPNAGYGANTGAVDGSLSEEAALRAITTFYFEYDSSDLKPEAMRALDVHAKDLKSNGNRVVLEGNTDERGTREYNMALGERRAKAVQRYLVLQGVSPAQLELVSYGEERPVATGNDEQSWAQNRRVELRK, encoded by the coding sequence ATGGAAATGCTGAAGTTTGGTAAATTCGCTGCGCTGGCTCTGGCCATGGCTGTAGCTGTAGGTTGCTCCTCCAAGGGCGGCGACAACGCTGGTGAAGGCGCTGCTGTCGATCCGAACGCTGGCTACGGTGCAAACACCGGCGCCGTTGACGGTTCCCTGAGCGAAGAAGCCGCCCTGCGCGCAATCACCACCTTCTACTTCGAATACGACAGCTCGGACCTGAAGCCAGAAGCCATGCGCGCTCTGGACGTTCACGCCAAGGACCTGAAGTCCAACGGCAACCGCGTTGTCCTGGAAGGCAACACCGACGAGCGCGGCACCCGCGAGTACAACATGGCTCTGGGTGAGCGTCGTGCCAAGGCCGTTCAGCGTTACCTGGTTCTGCAGGGCGTTTCCCCTGCTCAGCTGGAACTGGTCTCCTACGGTGAAGAGCGTCCTGTTGCCACTGGCAACGACGAGCAATCCTGGGCTCAGAACCGTCGCGTAGAACTGCGTAAGTAA
- the ybgF gene encoding tol-pal system protein YbgF: MRMCRRVVTVLALSLPLAAWAEVPVVDDNAGGYPPVGYGTSGAYAGSGASAPASAQGQLFMQLQQMQDQLSRQQGIIEELQNDVSRMKQENLERYQDLDRRINSGAAPAATPDNSSGGGASNAAPDAAAGAAAQPAASSEPGDPAKEKLYYDAAFDLIKQKDFDKASQAFNAFLRKYPNSQYAGNAQYWLGEVNLAKGDLPGASQAFAQVSQKYPKHSKVPDSLYKLADVERRMGHTDKVKGILQQVITQYPGTSAAQLAQRDLQKL, from the coding sequence ATGCGTATGTGCCGCCGTGTAGTAACCGTCCTCGCACTCAGCCTGCCGCTCGCGGCCTGGGCTGAGGTCCCTGTAGTAGATGACAACGCAGGCGGTTATCCGCCTGTGGGTTATGGCACGAGCGGCGCCTATGCCGGGTCAGGGGCTTCGGCCCCTGCCTCTGCACAGGGTCAGCTGTTCATGCAGCTGCAACAGATGCAGGACCAGCTTTCCCGCCAGCAAGGCATCATCGAAGAGCTGCAGAACGATGTGTCGCGCATGAAGCAGGAAAACCTGGAGCGATACCAGGACCTGGACCGTCGTATCAACAGTGGCGCTGCGCCTGCCGCAACCCCTGACAATTCCTCCGGTGGTGGTGCTTCCAATGCCGCCCCCGATGCCGCAGCAGGTGCTGCTGCACAACCGGCCGCCAGTAGCGAACCCGGTGATCCGGCGAAAGAGAAGCTCTACTACGATGCTGCTTTCGACCTGATCAAACAGAAAGACTTCGACAAGGCCAGCCAGGCGTTCAATGCCTTCCTGCGCAAATACCCGAACAGCCAGTACGCCGGCAACGCGCAGTACTGGTTGGGTGAGGTGAACCTGGCCAAGGGCGACCTGCCGGGTGCCAGCCAGGCCTTTGCCCAGGTCAGTCAGAAGTATCCGAAGCACAGCAAAGTGCCGGATTCGCTGTACAAGCTGGCCGATGTCGAGCGTCGCATGGGCCACACCGACAAGGTCAAGGGCATCCTGCAACAGGTCATCACCCAGTATCCCGGCACTTCTGCCGCGCAACTGGCCCAGCGTGACCTGCAGAAGCTCTGA
- the queE gene encoding 7-carboxy-7-deazaguanine synthase QueE yields the protein MQDTLRITEVFYSLQGETRTAGLPTVFVRLTGCPLRCQYCDSAYAFTGGTIRTLDSIVEQVAGFKPRYVCVTGGEPLAQPNALPLLQRLCDAGYDVSLETSGALDISATDTRVSRVVDLKTPGSQESHRNLYTNIEQLTRNDQVKFVICSREDYDWAVSKLIQYNLAERAGEVLFSPSHHQVSASDLADWVVADNLPVRFQLQLHKLLWNDEPGR from the coding sequence ATGCAAGACACATTACGCATTACTGAAGTTTTTTACTCTTTGCAGGGTGAAACGCGAACGGCTGGGCTGCCCACCGTATTCGTGCGTCTCACCGGTTGCCCCCTGCGCTGCCAATACTGCGACAGTGCCTATGCCTTCACAGGCGGCACCATCCGTACCCTCGATTCGATTGTTGAGCAAGTTGCCGGCTTCAAGCCGCGCTACGTCTGCGTCACCGGTGGCGAGCCATTGGCCCAGCCTAACGCCTTGCCATTGCTGCAGCGCCTGTGTGATGCCGGTTACGACGTATCGCTGGAGACCAGCGGCGCGTTGGATATATCCGCCACCGACACCCGCGTCAGCCGCGTGGTCGACCTGAAGACCCCGGGTTCGCAAGAGTCGCACCGTAACCTCTACACGAACATCGAGCAGCTGACCCGCAACGACCAGGTCAAGTTCGTCATCTGTTCCCGTGAGGACTACGACTGGGCGGTTTCCAAACTGATCCAGTACAACCTGGCCGAACGTGCGGGAGAGGTGTTGTTCTCGCCAAGCCACCATCAGGTAAGTGCCAGTGACCTTGCAGACTGGGTAGTCGCCGACAACCTGCCTGTACGTTTCCAGCTGCAGCTGCACAAGCTGCTGTGGAACGACGAACCCGGACGTTGA
- the queC gene encoding 7-cyano-7-deazaguanine synthase QueC produces MTDKRAVILLSGGLDSATVVAMAQAEGYSCYTMSFDYGQRHRAELNAAARVARDMGVVEHKVIGLNLDGIGGSALTDSSIDVPEAPSEGIPVTYVPARNTVFLSLALGWAEVLEARDIFIGVNAVDYSGYPDCRPEFVEAFERMANLATKAGVEGQGFRIQAPLQNMSKAQIVQAGMAQGVDYSLTVSCYQADDDGRACGKCDSCRLRADGFKAAGVADPTRYA; encoded by the coding sequence ATGACAGACAAGCGCGCAGTAATCCTGTTGTCCGGCGGCCTGGACTCGGCCACCGTGGTTGCCATGGCCCAGGCCGAAGGCTACAGCTGCTACACCATGAGTTTCGACTACGGCCAGCGCCACCGCGCCGAGCTGAATGCTGCTGCCCGCGTAGCCCGCGACATGGGTGTCGTCGAGCACAAGGTGATCGGCCTGAACCTCGACGGTATCGGTGGTTCGGCGTTGACCGACAGCAGTATTGACGTGCCGGAAGCCCCGAGTGAAGGTATCCCGGTCACCTATGTGCCAGCGCGCAACACCGTGTTCCTGTCGCTCGCACTAGGCTGGGCAGAAGTGCTGGAAGCGCGTGACATCTTCATTGGCGTCAATGCCGTGGATTACTCCGGTTACCCCGATTGCCGCCCCGAGTTCGTCGAAGCTTTCGAGCGCATGGCCAACCTGGCGACCAAGGCCGGTGTCGAAGGGCAGGGCTTCCGTATTCAGGCACCGCTGCAGAACATGAGCAAGGCGCAGATCGTGCAGGCCGGTATGGCCCAAGGCGTGGATTACAGCCTGACCGTTTCGTGCTACCAGGCTGACGATGATGGCCGTGCCTGCGGCAAATGCGACAGCTGCCGCCTGCGCGCCGACGGTTTCAAGGCAGCCGGCGTAGCAGACCCGACGCGGTATGCGTGA